In Glycine max cultivar Williams 82 chromosome 7, Glycine_max_v4.0, whole genome shotgun sequence, a single window of DNA contains:
- the LOC100801754 gene encoding polyphenol oxidase I, chloroplastic — translation MASSTSHPSFWSLLNLSASIPISSSVCMFPPSKKPSKATKRRHAWEVACNGNPRNRRDILIGLGGLYGATTSLTSNNTGSAFGASLSPPDPTNCVQPDPEKDPFCPPPPFKDYELPPHDDKTLPLRIRPAAHLVTDDYIAKYEEAVRRMQDLPPDDPRSFMQQANVHRAYCDGRGYTQKGFADYKLDVHGSWIFFPWHRWYLYFYEKILGKMIGDPTFALPFWNWDNPAGMRIPPIFTDKSSPLYDEHRNSDHVNAFIDLDYKKDDSPVKPPQTILWPPVEKKNNSIVDNLIVNNLIKVYTAVASKTNSSPDYFLGPAFEAGSAPQQHFGSLESLHNTVHSWTGERENNHHDMGLLATAAKDPIFFAHHSNVDRMWNIWKTELLDGRRFDHKSDDWLESSFFFYDENKNYVRVKVKDCLDSKKMGYDYQRVDLPWLLAGELIKPKKEIILLRSKPEASTFKTLQLPLPLESIERTNVKRPKPRSRNENEEEEEGVEEVLVIDVEYDSTDGVRFDVFINDQGDNEIGPQDSEFAGSFVTLPHSPHVNHNNITKASFKLPLTYKLKDLGVTKDDDSISVTLAPIYGDKPVTIKDVRIKRVYPEVDDE, via the coding sequence ATGGCTTCTTCTACATCACATCCATCCTTTTGGTCCCTCCTGAACCTGTCTGCATCCATTCCCATTTCTTCTTCCGTATGCATGTTCCCACCGTCTAAAAAACCTAGCAAAGCAACAAAACGGCGTCATGCTTGGGAAGTAGCATGCAATGGTAACCCTAGAAATAGGAGGGACATTCTGATCGGCCTTGGAGGACTCTATGGTGCTACAACAAGTCTCACAAGTAACAACACTGGTTCTGCATTTGGTGCTTCATTGTCGCCTCCAGATCCAACTAACTGCGTTCAACCGGACCCAGAAAAAGACCCTTTTTGCCCACCACCCCCCTTCAAAGACTACGAGCTCCCTCCACACGATGACAAGACATTACCCCTTCGAATTAGACCAGCTGCTCATTTGGTCACTGATGATTACATAGCCAAGTACGAGGAAGCCGTGAGGCGCATGCAAGACCTTCCACCTGATGATCCTCGCAGTTTCATGCAACAGGCCAATGTCCACCGTGCCTACTGCGATGGTCGCGGCTATACTCAAAAGGGCTTCGCTGACTACAAGCTTGACGTTCACGGCTCCTGGATATTCTTTCCTTGGCACCGCTGGTATCTCTATTTCTATGAGAAAATCTTGGGGAAGATGATCGGTGACCCCACTTTCGCTCTTCCGTTTTGGAACTGGGACAATCCCGCCGGCATGAGAATCCCTCCCATTTTCACAGACAAAAGTTCGCCTCTCTACGACGAACACAGGAATAGCGATCATGTAAATGCTTTCATCGACCTAGACTACAAGAAGGACGATTCTCCTGTGAAACCTCCTCAAACAATTTTATGGCCGCCAGTGGAGAAAAAGAATAACTCGATCGTCGACAACTTGATCGTCAACAACTTGATAAAAGTTTATACGGCAGTTGCAAGCAAAACCAACTCAAGCCCAGACTACTTCCTCGGGCCAGCATTCGAAGCTGGTTCTGCACCTCAGCAACACTTTGGATCTCTGGAATCTTTGCACAATACTGTCCACAGCTGGACCGGTGAAAGAGAAAACAATCACCACGACATGGGGTTGTTGGCTACGGCTGCAAAAGATCCCATTTTCTTTGCTCACCATTCAAACGTCGATAGGATGTGGAACATATGGAAGACAGAATTGCTGGATGGAAGAAGATTTGATCACAAAAGTGACGACTGGTTGGAATCCAGTTTCTTCTTCTACGACGAGAACAAGAACTATGTGCGTGTGAAGGTCAAAGACTGCCTCGACTCCAAGAAGATGGGGTATGATTACCAACGTGTTGACCTTCCATGGCTGTTGGCTGGGGAACTCATCAAACCAAAGAAGGAGATTATTCTCCTTCGTTCAaaaccagaagcttcaacattcaagacATTACAGCTCCCTCTCCCTCTGGAATCCATTGAGCGTACAAACGTGAAGAGGCCGAAGCCGCGATCCAGGAacgagaatgaagaagaagaagaaggcgtAGAAGAGGTGTTAGTGATAGATGTTGAGTACGATAGCACTGATGGTGTGAGGTTTGATGTGTTCATCAACGACCAAGGCGACAATGAGATTGGACCCCAGGATTCAGAGTTTGCGGGAAGCTTTGTGACTTTGCCTCACTCGCCGCATGTCAACCATAACAACATCACCAAAGCTTCTTTCAAATTGCCATTAACGTATAAGTTGAAAGACTTGGGAGTAACAAAAGACGATGATAGTATTTCTGTCACACTGGCTCCCATATATGGGGACAAGCCTGTTACAATTAAGGACGTAAGGATAAAGCGTGTTTATCCTGAGGTGGACGATGAATAA